The region ATATCAACAAAAAAGGTATATAAATCATTTATATTTCTTTTTCTGTTGATGTGATTTACATTACTGCCTCCATCATCATTGATAATACTCTTCGCATTTTCTTTTGTATTATAACCAAAACCTGGGTCTCTTGTTTTTCTTGCCATTTATTTTAAGAATGATTCGCCTAGTATTTTTTACTGTTTTTTAAACGAAACCAAGCTATTTTATGTCGTTGTGTATAGATAAAAAAGCAACCAATGTCTAATAAAAAATAAAATAAACTAATACCACTTGGCGGATTATTACTTGGCAAAAACTCAAAAACTTCAAAACCAATATTTGGCCATTTCCAGCAACCAAATGCAGTGCCTCCTATTTCTAAAATGGCGACTAAAATATACATCGTATAAAAAAACAACCGATCTTTTGGTCTTTTTAAAAGCAATAGAAAAACACAAATAGTCATCACAAAACCAAAAACATCTTTAAAAAAAATCAAATAAATAGTGGCAAAAATTGCGATAACGATTGCTAATAATTGCTCTATAGCTTTATGATACTTTCTAATAATAGAAGCTTTACTAAACATAAAAACTCTACCATACAAAGCTGCATGACCAATTGGGACATACCATGGAACATTTTCTAATCGGTAGGTGTACATATTTAATCCTCTAGAAAAAAAATATTCACCTATAAAACCTAAAATAACTGCATAGATCATTAATTCTTTTATTCTAGGTGTGGCTCTTACAAAAAAAATAAAAAAACCAAGAAGCATCAGTATATTAATCCATATTTGCGAGTTCGATATATTGGCGGCAAAATAATTACTATCAAAAAAAAGCACAAAAACAAAGAGTATAAACAGTCCTATTTTCCTATTAAAAACAGCTATAATTTGTTTTAAATCTTCCTTAGGAATCGAAAATACTAGCATTAATTTGGATATTTAAAACAGTCTGTTGTATGATCATTTACCATGCCCACAGCTTGCATATAAGCATACATAACGGTAGCCCCCGTAAACTTAAATCCTCTTTTTTTTAAATCTTTAGACAGTTGATTAGAAATTTCAGTAGTTGCAGGGACTTCTAATCTGGTTTTAAATTGATTTATGATGGGTTGATGATTTACATAACTCCAAATAAATGTAGAAAAAGAACCAAACTCTTTTTGGATATCCATAAATAACTGTGCGTTGGTAATGGCGCTTCTAATTTTTAATTTATTTCTGATAATCCCCTTATTTTGCATCAATTGATTGAATTTACTTTCGGGATATTTTGCAATCTTTTTATAATCGAAATCATCAAATGCCTTTCTAAAATTTTCTCTTTTATTCAAAACAGTAATCCAACTTACACCCGCCTGAAAAGTTTCTAAAAGTAGAAACTCAAACAAAATAGCATCATCATAAACTGGAGTTCCCCATTCATAATCATGATATTCTTGATATAATTTACTTTCTGTAACCCAAAAACATCGGTGTTGCATTTACTCTATTTTTATAGGTTTAATAGCAGTTTGCCTTTCATTTACATAGTCAAATGTATCATCTCCAAAAAAACCTGCCTCTTCCAACATAATTCTAATATCCTTATCCCATTCTTTAATAAAAACTGTGGTATTTAATTCAATGGCATACGCCGTATTTTTTTGAAGCGGATAATCACCATTAAACGGCACTCCTTCCTGAGAATCCCACATACCAATGGTTGTACCAGCACTATGTCCATATTTTCCTAGGGGATGGGTATAAATTGAAGGCCTCAATCCTTCTTTTTTTCCTTGGGATAAAGCTTGTGCTAAAATGTCATTCCCCGTTTTACCAAATTTCATATTGCTCGTTAAAATATCTTGAATCCTATTTCCTTTTTTAAAAGCATCCGTCAGGAAATCAGGGACCTCTTTTTCATCTATATTTAAAACATACGCATGCTGCTGGCAATCTGTATTTAAACCAATGTAGGTGATACCAAAATCGCAATGTAACAAATCTCCTTTTTGAATTATCTTTTCATCTTTCGCTTTTGAAAAAGACTCAATATGAGATTTTAACGCTTCATTATTTCTTTGTACATCTATGGTAGGATGAAACCATGTTGCTAAACCTAAATCGGTTACTTTTTGACGCAGATACCAAACTAAATCTTCTGTAGTAGTTTCTCCGGGAACAATTGTGTTCTCAGAAAAAGTTTCATCAATAATATCATGGGTAATTTTTACTAAATCTCTAAATACAGCCAATTCTTTTTCAGTTCTAGTTTCTATCCAAGCAATCGCTAATTTTTCTGCAGAAACTAATTTAGAACTCATTTCATCCGGTAAATTTTCTTTCAATTCATCATAATCCGTTTTCACCAAACCGTCTGCCAATGCAAAATATTTAGAAAAATTAACACCTATTTTATTTGGATTTCTTTCTTTGATAATGTCCACCAACGCTTTCCATTGATTGGGTTCTTTTTCTTTATCCCAAGCAGATTGTATGCTTTTACCAATATCATATCGGGCAACAGCTAGTCTTTCTAGCGTGTTTTTTTCTTTATTTCTATAAAAAACAATGATGGTTCTTCTTCTAGCATTTAACCAAGTTGCCGGCAACATGGTTTTTAAAACAGGATCTTCATTGTATTCTCTTGAAATTAATAACCACATATCAAGACCCGATTGATCCATTAATTTTGGGAGTAAATTTACAAATCTATCTTCTAAAAGTTCATCTTTTAAAGAAGCCCTATCTACCTCGCTTAAAATTGAATATGTGTTTTTTTCTGGCTCTTTTTGGGAACATGAAAAGGAAATGCTCAAAAAAAATACTGCTACTATGATATACTTCATCTACAAATAATTAAGGTTTAAAATTAATATTTAAAGAATTAAAAACGGTATGTTTTTAAAATAATTTTTCAATTTTTAAATAGATTTACCAACTAGAAGAAGCTCTGAATGCTTTGTAGGTTTTCTAATTTAAAGAATTAACGTGTTTTTGATAAATAATCAGGAAACAAAATAAATACAGCTGAATAGGAATAAATGGATCTAAATTTAATATCTTTAACTTCTATGAAATATTTAAAACAAATACTCGTACTTTTTATTTTTGGAATCTTTTTTTGGGCATGTGGCTCATTACCAAACAATAAAGCATCTGAAATTAAGGAAGAACCTGTTGTAATTGCGAATGACAGTTTAGAATATGAAATTACAATTATTGATATTGGTTTTAATTATTACCTGAATGCAATTGCGCAACCTAAAGGTTTTTACTCACAAGATTATCTTGAAACTAGAAATAGAGTTTGGGTAACTACTTGGAATATGAGAGCTCAAAATCCTGGGCAATTTGACCCCAATATTTATGAAAATATCATTGATTATCAGCCGAACATAAATTATGGCTATGATGTAAACTACAAACTATTCAATTACTTTTTGTTTGCTCAAAGAAAATATAAAATGAATTTAGGTGGGGGCTTTCGAACAGATCGGATTAATTGATGATTTTTTCATACCGCACAAAACTATGCGCTAATGTATTTTTTTCATCCATATCGAAATCTTCTCTTTCTGTTTCTTTCCAAATGTTTAAATCTATTTCAGGAAAAAAGACATCTGCATCGAACTCCTTGTGCACTTGCGTAATATCTAAAACATCAGCCAAATTATTTTCAATAGCCTTCTGATATATCTGAGCTCCACCGATGATAAAAATATGTACCTCTTCTTTTGCCATTTCCAAAGCCTGTTCTAAA is a window of Polaribacter litorisediminis DNA encoding:
- a CDS encoding DNA-3-methyladenine glycosylase I, which encodes MQHRCFWVTESKLYQEYHDYEWGTPVYDDAILFEFLLLETFQAGVSWITVLNKRENFRKAFDDFDYKKIAKYPESKFNQLMQNKGIIRNKLKIRSAITNAQLFMDIQKEFGSFSTFIWSYVNHQPIINQFKTRLEVPATTEISNQLSKDLKKRGFKFTGATVMYAYMQAVGMVNDHTTDCFKYPN
- a CDS encoding M24 family metallopeptidase — protein: MKYIIVAVFFLSISFSCSQKEPEKNTYSILSEVDRASLKDELLEDRFVNLLPKLMDQSGLDMWLLISREYNEDPVLKTMLPATWLNARRRTIIVFYRNKEKNTLERLAVARYDIGKSIQSAWDKEKEPNQWKALVDIIKERNPNKIGVNFSKYFALADGLVKTDYDELKENLPDEMSSKLVSAEKLAIAWIETRTEKELAVFRDLVKITHDIIDETFSENTIVPGETTTEDLVWYLRQKVTDLGLATWFHPTIDVQRNNEALKSHIESFSKAKDEKIIQKGDLLHCDFGITYIGLNTDCQQHAYVLNIDEKEVPDFLTDAFKKGNRIQDILTSNMKFGKTGNDILAQALSQGKKEGLRPSIYTHPLGKYGHSAGTTIGMWDSQEGVPFNGDYPLQKNTAYAIELNTTVFIKEWDKDIRIMLEEAGFFGDDTFDYVNERQTAIKPIKIE
- a CDS encoding DUF6146 family protein, with translation MKYLKQILVLFIFGIFFWACGSLPNNKASEIKEEPVVIANDSLEYEITIIDIGFNYYLNAIAQPKGFYSQDYLETRNRVWVTTWNMRAQNPGQFDPNIYENIIDYQPNINYGYDVNYKLFNYFLFAQRKYKMNLGGGFRTDRIN
- a CDS encoding dihydrofolate reductase, giving the protein MITIIAAIAKNNALGKNNDLIWHLPADLKRFKKRTTGHYILMGRNTFESIGRPLPNRTTVIITRNKNYVKDGCLIAHSLEQALEMAKEEVHIFIIGGAQIYQKAIENNLADVLDITQVHKEFDADVFFPEIDLNIWKETEREDFDMDEKNTLAHSFVRYEKIIN